Proteins from a genomic interval of Zonotrichia albicollis isolate bZonAlb1 chromosome 18, bZonAlb1.hap1, whole genome shotgun sequence:
- the RNF215 gene encoding RING finger protein 215 isoform X2, protein MAAVRAALLAPLLALGRAGSGPATPARVEVAVSGPGAAGPDGDGAGGGAGSAGAVPGGSYTLRGAVLGAGGGRAGPGRGGPRGEREEMEIRGRLVLVGDVEPELSAADGWIGVVPVGTEEPAEGPRGAKEESFTTAVVTKMKRALVLGASALLILALNQNAIRELDVSQLLAKPVIVIQSSDNVTRLLGALLRGLRATAKITYQAVLLENLGVTLTLWSTCGLSRGGLYGEWQGVICPGESSSQVQYLQQLWNTILLIALLLCTGVMVQAQRQSRQELSERDAELDLKQHIRRRLLALKTRRYHPGKPPRSRACEIDSCAVCLDQFHKSQWLRVLPCSHEFHRDCVDPWLLLQQTCPLCKRNILGNCCTDS, encoded by the exons ATGGCGGCGGTGCGGGCGGCGCTGCTCGCCCCGCTGCTGGCGCTCGGCCGGGCCGGCTCGGGGCCCGCCACCCCCGCGCGGGTCGAGGTGGCCGTGTCGGGgcccggggcggcggggccggacGGGgacggggccggcggcggggccggcagcgcgGGCGCGGTGCCCGGCGGCTCGTACACGCTGCGcggggccgtgctgggagcggggggcggccgggccgggccgggccggggcggccCGCGGGGGGAGCGGGAGGAGATGGAGATCCGAGGCCGCTTGGTGCTG GTGGGTGATGTGGAGCCGGAGCTGAGCGCTGCTGACGGCTGGATCGGGGTGGTGCCCGTGGGCACCGAGGAGCCGGCCGAGGGCCCCCGGGGTGCCAAGGAGGAGTCCTTCACCACTGCCGTTGTCACCAAG atgAAGCGAGCCCTGGTGCTGGGGGCCTCTGCCCTGCTGATCCTGGCGCTGAACCAGAACGCCATCCGTGAG ctggacgtgtcccagctgctggccaAGCCCGTCATCGTCATCCAGTCCTCGGACAATGTCACCAGGCTGCTGGGAGCGCTGCTGCG TGGGCTCCGGGCCACGGCAAAGATCACGtaccaggcagtgctgctggagaacCTG GGAGTCACCCTCACGCTCTGGTCCACCTGTGGCCTGTCCCGAGGGGGCCTCTACGGGGAGTGGCAGGGGGTGATCTgccctggggagagcagctcGCAGGTCCAG tacctgcagcagctgtggaacaCCATCCTGCTGAtcgccctgctgctctgcaccgGCGTCATGGTGCAGGCCCAGCGGCAGTCGCGGCAGGAGCTGTCGGAGCGGGATGCCGag CTGGACCTGAAGCAGCACATCCGGCGGCGGCTGCTGGCGCTGAAAACGCGGCGCTACCACCCTGGGAAGCCGCCCCGGAGCCGCGCCTGTGAGATCGACAGCTGTGCCGTGTGCCTGGACCAGTTCCACAAGAGCCAG tggctgcgggtgctgccctgctcccacgaGTTCCACCGGGACTGTGTGgatccctggctcctgctgcagcagaccTGCCCTCTCTGCAAGCGCAACATCCTGG GGAACTGCTGCACGGACAGCTAG
- the RNF215 gene encoding RING finger protein 215 isoform X1 translates to MAAVRAALLAPLLALGRAGSGPATPARVEVAVSGPGAAGPDGDGAGGGAGSAGAVPGGSYTLRGAVLGAGGGRAGPGRGGPRGEREEMEIRGRLVLVGDVEPELSAADGWIGVVPVGTEEPAEGPRGAKEESFTTAVVTKMKRALVLGASALLILALNQNAIRELDVSQLLAKPVIVIQSSDNVTRLLGALLRGLRATAKITYQAVLLENLGVTLTLWSTCGLSRGGLYGEWQGVICPGESSSQVQKYLQQLWNTILLIALLLCTGVMVQAQRQSRQELSERDAELDLKQHIRRRLLALKTRRYHPGKPPRSRACEIDSCAVCLDQFHKSQWLRVLPCSHEFHRDCVDPWLLLQQTCPLCKRNILGNCCTDS, encoded by the exons ATGGCGGCGGTGCGGGCGGCGCTGCTCGCCCCGCTGCTGGCGCTCGGCCGGGCCGGCTCGGGGCCCGCCACCCCCGCGCGGGTCGAGGTGGCCGTGTCGGGgcccggggcggcggggccggacGGGgacggggccggcggcggggccggcagcgcgGGCGCGGTGCCCGGCGGCTCGTACACGCTGCGcggggccgtgctgggagcggggggcggccgggccgggccgggccggggcggccCGCGGGGGGAGCGGGAGGAGATGGAGATCCGAGGCCGCTTGGTGCTG GTGGGTGATGTGGAGCCGGAGCTGAGCGCTGCTGACGGCTGGATCGGGGTGGTGCCCGTGGGCACCGAGGAGCCGGCCGAGGGCCCCCGGGGTGCCAAGGAGGAGTCCTTCACCACTGCCGTTGTCACCAAG atgAAGCGAGCCCTGGTGCTGGGGGCCTCTGCCCTGCTGATCCTGGCGCTGAACCAGAACGCCATCCGTGAG ctggacgtgtcccagctgctggccaAGCCCGTCATCGTCATCCAGTCCTCGGACAATGTCACCAGGCTGCTGGGAGCGCTGCTGCG TGGGCTCCGGGCCACGGCAAAGATCACGtaccaggcagtgctgctggagaacCTG GGAGTCACCCTCACGCTCTGGTCCACCTGTGGCCTGTCCCGAGGGGGCCTCTACGGGGAGTGGCAGGGGGTGATCTgccctggggagagcagctcGCAGGTCCAG AAgtacctgcagcagctgtggaacaCCATCCTGCTGAtcgccctgctgctctgcaccgGCGTCATGGTGCAGGCCCAGCGGCAGTCGCGGCAGGAGCTGTCGGAGCGGGATGCCGag CTGGACCTGAAGCAGCACATCCGGCGGCGGCTGCTGGCGCTGAAAACGCGGCGCTACCACCCTGGGAAGCCGCCCCGGAGCCGCGCCTGTGAGATCGACAGCTGTGCCGTGTGCCTGGACCAGTTCCACAAGAGCCAG tggctgcgggtgctgccctgctcccacgaGTTCCACCGGGACTGTGTGgatccctggctcctgctgcagcagaccTGCCCTCTCTGCAAGCGCAACATCCTGG GGAACTGCTGCACGGACAGCTAG
- the RNF215 gene encoding RING finger protein 215 isoform X3 has protein sequence MAAVRAALLAPLLALGRAGSGPATPARVEVGDVEPELSAADGWIGVVPVGTEEPAEGPRGAKEESFTTAVVTKMKRALVLGASALLILALNQNAIRELDVSQLLAKPVIVIQSSDNVTRLLGALLRGLRATAKITYQAVLLENLGVTLTLWSTCGLSRGGLYGEWQGVICPGESSSQVQKYLQQLWNTILLIALLLCTGVMVQAQRQSRQELSERDAELDLKQHIRRRLLALKTRRYHPGKPPRSRACEIDSCAVCLDQFHKSQWLRVLPCSHEFHRDCVDPWLLLQQTCPLCKRNILGNCCTDS, from the exons ATGGCGGCGGTGCGGGCGGCGCTGCTCGCCCCGCTGCTGGCGCTCGGCCGGGCCGGCTCGGGGCCCGCCACCCCCGCGCGGGTCGAG GTGGGTGATGTGGAGCCGGAGCTGAGCGCTGCTGACGGCTGGATCGGGGTGGTGCCCGTGGGCACCGAGGAGCCGGCCGAGGGCCCCCGGGGTGCCAAGGAGGAGTCCTTCACCACTGCCGTTGTCACCAAG atgAAGCGAGCCCTGGTGCTGGGGGCCTCTGCCCTGCTGATCCTGGCGCTGAACCAGAACGCCATCCGTGAG ctggacgtgtcccagctgctggccaAGCCCGTCATCGTCATCCAGTCCTCGGACAATGTCACCAGGCTGCTGGGAGCGCTGCTGCG TGGGCTCCGGGCCACGGCAAAGATCACGtaccaggcagtgctgctggagaacCTG GGAGTCACCCTCACGCTCTGGTCCACCTGTGGCCTGTCCCGAGGGGGCCTCTACGGGGAGTGGCAGGGGGTGATCTgccctggggagagcagctcGCAGGTCCAG AAgtacctgcagcagctgtggaacaCCATCCTGCTGAtcgccctgctgctctgcaccgGCGTCATGGTGCAGGCCCAGCGGCAGTCGCGGCAGGAGCTGTCGGAGCGGGATGCCGag CTGGACCTGAAGCAGCACATCCGGCGGCGGCTGCTGGCGCTGAAAACGCGGCGCTACCACCCTGGGAAGCCGCCCCGGAGCCGCGCCTGTGAGATCGACAGCTGTGCCGTGTGCCTGGACCAGTTCCACAAGAGCCAG tggctgcgggtgctgccctgctcccacgaGTTCCACCGGGACTGTGTGgatccctggctcctgctgcagcagaccTGCCCTCTCTGCAAGCGCAACATCCTGG GGAACTGCTGCACGGACAGCTAG
- the SEC14L2 gene encoding SEC14-like protein 2 — protein MSGRVGDLSPQQAEVLAQFREKVQDVLPSLPSQDDYFLLKWLRARSFDLAKAEAMLRKHVELRKHMDADNILAWEPPEVIRKYMSGGLCGYDREGSPVRYEIIGPLDGKGLLFSASKQDLIKNKFRDCELLRLACEQQSEKLGKKIEMVMMVYDCEGLGLKHLWKPAVDTYGEILSMFEENYPESLKRLFIVKAPKLFPVAYNLVKHFLSEDTRKKVVVLGSNWKEVLQKYIDPAQIPVEYGGTLTDPDGDPKCSSKINYGGDVPQHYYVRDQLAQKYEHSVVVNRGSSHQVEYEILFPGCVLRWQFRSEGADIGFGVYLKTKVGERQRAGDMTEVLPNQRYNAHMVPEDGSLTCSTPGIYVLRFDNTYSFLHSKKVSYSVEVLLPDTASAQQIQGESPNHSP, from the exons ATGAGCGGCCGCGTCGGGGACCTGAGCCCGCAGCAGGCGGAGGTGCTGGCCCAG TTCCGGGAGAAGGTGCAGGAcgtgctgccctccctgccctcccaggaCGACTATTTCCTGCTGAAATGGCTCCGAG CACGCTCCTTCGACCTGGCCAAGGCAGAGGCGATGCTCCGCAAG CACGTCGAGCTCCGCAAGCACATGGACGCCGACAACATCCTTGCCTGGGAGCCACCTGAG GTGATTCGGAAGTACATGTCGGGCGGGCTGTGTGGCTATGACCGTGAGGGCAGCCCGGTGCGCTACGAGATCATCGGGCCGCTGGACGGCAAGGGGCTGCTCTTCTCCGCCTCCAAGCAGGACCTGATCAAAAACAAGTTCCGGGACTGTGAACTGCTCCGGCTGGCGTGTGAACAGCAGAGTGAAAAG CTGGGCAAGAAGATTGAGATGGTGATGATGGTGTACGACTGTGAGGGCCTGGGCCTGAAGCACCTCTGGAAGCCAGCTGTGGACACGTATGGGGAG ATCCTGTCCATGTTCGAGGAGAATTACCCCGAGTCCCTCAAGCGCCTCTTTATTgtgaagg cccccaaGCTCTTCCCCGTGGCCTACAACCTGGTCAAGCACTTCCTGAGTGAGGACACGCGCAAGAAGGTCGTGGTGTTGGGAT CCAACTGGAAGGAGGTCCTGCAGAAGTACATCGACCCCGCGCAGATCCCGGTGGAGTACGGGGGGACGCTGACAGACCCTGACGGGGACCCCAAGTGCTCCAGCAAG ATAAACTACGGGGGGGACGTGCCCCAGCATTACTACGTGCGGGACCAGCTGGCACAGAAGTACGAGCACTCGGTCGTGGTCAACCGGGGCTCGTCCCACCAGGTCGAGTACGAGATCCTCTTCCCCGGCTGCGTGCTGAG gTGGCAGTTCCGCTCCGAGGGCGCCGACATCGGCTTCGGGGTGTACCTGAAGACTAAGGTCGGGGAGCGGCAGCGGGCGGGCGACATGACCGAGGTGCTCCCCAACCAGCGCTACAACGCACACATGGTGCCCGAGGACGGCTCCCTCACCTGCTCCACGCCCGGCATTT aTGTCCTGCGCTTCGACAACACCTACAGCTTCCTCCATTCCAAGAAGGTGAGCTACAGCGTGGAGGTGCTGCTGCCCGACACCGCCTCGGCCCAGCAGATCCAGGGGGAGTCCCCGAACCacagcccctga
- the MTFP1 gene encoding mitochondrial fission process protein 1, translating to MQINIMWAWFGDVEPGAGHAAGAVARAMGQEEPDLYRDTWVRYLGYANEVGESFRPLVPVPVVWASYGVATAYVTADAIDKGRKAATAHPQDPTRVGVAVVDTFVWQSLASVAIPGFTINRLCAASLALLGTLTRWPLPVRRWTTTALGLAAIPLIITPIDRTVDFLMDSSLRKLYGAPGEPPTSH from the exons ATGCAAATCAACATTATGTGGGCGTGGTTTGGTGACGTAGAACCGGGGGCGGGGCATGCGGCGGGAGCGGTGGCGCGCGCcatggggcaggaggagcccgaCCTGTACCGGGACACGTGGGTCCGATACCTGG GTTATGCCAACGAGGTGGGCGAGTCCTTCCGCCCGCTGGTACCGGTGCCAGTGGTGTGGGCCAGCTATGGCGTGGCCACCGCCTACGTGACCGCCGACGCCATCGACAAGGGCCGCAAAGCCGCCACT GCCCACCCGCAGGACCCCACGCGCGTGGGGGTGGCCGTGGTGGACACGTTCGTGTGGCAGAGCCTGGCCTCGGTGGCCATCCCTGGCTTCACCATCAACCGGCTGTGTGCCGCCTcgctggccctgctggggacCCTGACCCGCTGGCCCCTGCCCGTGCGCCGCTGGACCACCACGGCCCTGGGGCTGGCTGCCATCCCCCTCATCATCACCCCCATCGACAG GACTGTGGATTTCCTGATGGATTCCAGCCTCCGCAAGCTTTACGGAGCACCAGGAGAGCCCCCGACATCCCACTGA
- the GAL3ST1 gene encoding galactosylceramide sulfotransferase, producing the protein MLWHGKPWRSMCKGLVLGTLLTSFMLLLYSYAVPPLQVSVTEIPVPFSCSSHLAQAPSLSNSSGSTSGWSCRPKLNVMFMKTHKTASSTILNILFRFGEKHRLKFAFPNGRNDFYYPSFFERSQVQHYRPGVCFNIICNHMRFHYEEVRKLLPPDATFVTVLRDPAYLFESSFHYFGPVIPLTWKITGEDKLDEFLRDPQHYYDPNGFNAHYLQNLLFFDFGYDSSMDANSPLVEEHIREIDRRFHLVMLLEYFDESLVLLKDLLCWQLEDVLYFKLNARKGSTVSRLTPELYEQATAWNLIDAKLYRYFNATFWRKVEAYGRERMARDVAELQRENKKMTSICIDGGHAVDASAIQESSMQPWQPLGEKTILGYNLKKKISKKHQKLCRKMLTPEIQYLTDLGANLWITKLWSHVRDFLRW; encoded by the exons ATGCTGTGGCATGGGAAGCCCTGGAGGTCCATGTGCAAGGGGCTGGTTCTGGGGACCCTCCTGACCAGCTTCATGTTGCTGCTCTACTCCTACGCCGTCCCCCCGCTGCAAGTCAGCGTCACTGA GATCCCCGtgcccttctcctgctcctcccacctggcccaggctccatccctgtccaACAGCTCGGGCAGCACCTCGGGGTGGAGCTGCCGGCCCAAGCTCAACGTCATGTTCATGAAGACCCACAAgacagccagcagcaccatcCTCAACATCCTCTTCCGCTTCGGGGAGAAGCACCGCCTGAAATTCGCCTTCCCCAACGGCCGCAACGACTTCTACTACCCGTCCTTCTTCGAGCGCAGCCAGGTGCAGCACTACCGGCCCGGGGTGTGCTTCAACATCATCTGCAACCACATGCGCTTCCACTACGAGGAGGTGCGCAAGCTCCTGCCGCCCGACGCCACCTTCGTCACCGTGCTGCGGGATCCCGCGTACCTCTTCGAGTCCTCCTTCCACTACTTCGGGCCCGTCATCCCCCTCACCTGGAAGATCACCGGGGAGGACAAGCTGGACGAGTTCCTCCGGGACCCCCAGCACTACTACGACCCCAACGGGTTCAACGCTCACTACCTCCAAAACCTCCTGTTCTTCGACTTCGGCTACGACAGCAGCATGGACGCCAACAGCCCGCTGGTGGAGGAGCACATCCGGGAGATCGACCGCCGCTTCCACCTCGTCATGTTGCTCGAGTACTTTGATGAGTCGCTGGTGCTGCTCAAGGACCTGCTGTGTTGGCAGCTGGAGGACGTCCTCTACTTCAAGCTCAACGCCCGCAAGGGCTCCACGGTGTCGCGGCTGACCCCGGAGCTGTACGAGCAGGCGACTGCCTGGAACCTGATCGACGCCAAGCTCTACCGCTACTTCAATGCCACCTTTTGGCGCAAGGTGGAGGCCTATGGGAGGGAAAGGATGGCCAGGGACGTGGCcgagctgcagagggagaacAAGAAGATGACCAGCATCTGCATCGACGGGGGACACGCCGTGGACGCCAGCGCCATCCAGGAGTCCTCcatgcagccctggcagcccctgggGGAGAAGACCATCCTGGGGTACAACTTGAAGAAGAAGATCAGCAAGAAGCACCAGAAGCTGTGCCGTAAGATGCTGACACCTGAAATCCAGTACCTGACTGACCTGGGGGCCAACCTCTGGATCACCAAGCTATGGAGCCACGTGCGGGACTTCCTCAGGTGGTAG